A segment of the Elaeis guineensis isolate ETL-2024a chromosome 6, EG11, whole genome shotgun sequence genome:
GAGGCCATCGTTGTCGAATGCGGCCTTGCTCTGGTTGCCGAGGCCGAAGCCACCCCCATCAAAGCTATCAGGATTACTGACGTCGAGGGTTGAGGCCATGAAGGTGGTCGGCCTCAACTCCTCTGTTCCCCTATTTTCCATGGAAAAGGAAggagaaaacaagaaaaaaaaaaaaaagaaagaggagaaaaagaaaaaaaaaatctattttttctctcctctctttctatcTTTATCATACTTGTTGCCATGAATCTTTAGCGGGATGGTCGGCTGAAAATCGAGGTGTGGCACCCGGTTGCTTAGACGGTAAGAAATCTGCAAAATTAAGTCCGTTTGTCAAAAGTTGACTGACGGGGGactctccgatacttaagtcagctgGAGAAAGGGAACAGAAAAGGAGACCAAAGTATGAGAGCAAAaacttcaaaaatcaaaaaatcttaccCAGTCCCCTGGCTCACCACTTTGTATAGGGTGGAGAATGCTGTTACTGTGTAACTTTCGCCCCTTAGGATCCGGGACGTGGGCATTATTGCCCTTAATGGACGGTTATCTCCTTAACTATCATTAAGACCaagtaataaaaaattagaggGAGGTTATTATGCCCACTATTCTTCGAACGTGGTGGATTAACACCCACATTGAGTAACCATCATTTAACCCCTATTTCCTCAGGATCAAGATAGTCGGAAAAGACCCGAATGAGTGTTCAATTGGCTATTGTCAAAATGTTAGAATTAGTCGGTCCAAAACTGACTTAGTCTTACGTTGTCGGTTGAATCTCGAGTTAGATCGTTGGTCAGAAACTAAATCAGCATGATCCATTTAGTTGGTTGTACGTTCAGTCAATAAGGGGACGAAGATTAACCTTAGTCGGTTGGGCGACGAGGATTTACCCCAACGGTACTCTTTCTCTCtgtaatctctttctttttctctaaaaattttatggatcagtggagggtctAGATATTTAGATAAACTCAGATCAATTGATTGATCTTACGAGGAGTCTTGGATCTATACTATTTAGGTGTTTTTATCCTCAAtccatatgatttttatgtttgactCTGATTATACAGAGATATAATTATCTGCACAAGAAGGTGTCAAATGGAGCACCTTGAGCCTGAGTTCATAGATCAATTATTATGCTTGGGTCTGAGATCGGTAGGAGTAAAATTCTCTTTACATGATCAtctatatgtatatttttataccatgcatgatgattttagatttatttgGATATATGATTCTTTATTATATATGTATCACATGTTGACTATTTTGATTTTtgagaatgaaatattgaatgttttggaattgagaaaaaaaatataatatgaaatCATTGAATGGTTTGTTGATTGTATAAGAGGATTTGGACTAGTCATGATGGGGATTGCTGGTCACAAGCCGAATTGTTACATTCTGGATTAGTAGTTATGGGCTAAATCATGGGATCTTGGTTTGCCACTATGGGTTCAAGTACGAATATTCTAATTTGCCACTATGGACTAAAGTATGGATATCTTGTTGAATCAACCTCCTATTGCCACCattctagataaactatttttttcagAATGTAACatatcgactcacaatcacattatgatcatttgaaaagtaaaagtagtatcctaatgactccttAGGATATCCGATAAAGTGAGCTTTCATGGATCTAGCCTCTAATTTATCTGCTATTTATTTTTTGACATAGATTGGACATCTacaaatcttgagatgatcaagactctatttcttaccatgtcatatcttatacaGTGTGGTAAGAAAAGATTTAGATGAAATCCTAGTTAATAAGTCAATTACGCTTAGTAAGGTGTGTCTTCAAAGATTTAAGGGTAAATGAGTGAAGCTTATCATGCCTGCActcctacaatgatggaagatctaggacttagtatttatgaaaaaaaatttttaatttaggtctcatctaattagtcatcactaTGATTAGGCCTATTGGCATAAGCTAAATCGAACCaccaagcaacctaattcaagacacaATCTactaaattggtcaggtaagtaaagatgagtgaaAGGTTGATTGAGCTTGAaaagaaaatctctgaagagcaacaaaTTGTAGGATCCATCGAACCCATTAACATTTGAGCCAGTAGttcctcctccatctcgtagatctaataggatcttccatcctcctgaaaggtacttaggtatgcttacaaaggatgcagagaaaatatttctcattggagataaggatcatggagatgatcccaaaatctataatGAGATCATTTCAGACATTAATGTTGAGAAATAGTTGAATGCTATTACCTCAATACATTTGAACTAAGTATGGATCTTAGGAGATCCACCAGAGGGTATAGCACCCATgggatataaatggatctacaaaaaaaaataagtacagatggtaaggtagagatctataaagctaggcttgtagcaaaggattatagtcagcatgaaggcattgactatcagaatactTTTTTACCTGTGGTCATGCTTAAATCCATCCACACACTGCTTGTCATTGTAGCTTTTTACGATTATGAGATATGACAGATAGATATGAAAACTacattcctaaatagatatcttaaagaagatatctatatggagcagcttttgAATTTTACTTCCAGTGATGGGAATCATAAAGTttgtaagctgcaaagatccatttatcaattaaagcaagcttcttgaagCTGAAACACTTGTTTTAAcgatgtaatcaaattatttgatttcatcagaaaTGAGGAGGAACTTTGTGTATAtaaaaagattagtgggagcGCTGTAAAATTTttcgtactgtatgtggatgacatcctctttattggaaatgacattcctatgttgacctcgatcaaaagatagttgtctaagaaattcttcatgaaagatctaaagaagcatcctatattctgagaataaaagtatatagagatagatctaaaaggatgcttgatctATCACGAAAAATATATagagagaaagtgctgaagagattcgGCATGGAGAACTCTAAAAGGGGACTGCTGTTCCTTAGGTATTGTTTtactctctccaaaaagatgtgttcGAGTACATCTGAGAAGATTGAGTGTTTGAGcaggatctcttatgcttcagctatagagagcctcatatatgtcatgttatgtactcgATATGATATagctcttgctgtgagtgtcacgagcagatatcagtcgaatccaagaaaagaatactggatagctgtgaagaagatctttaagtatttgaaaagaaCTAAGaagttgttcttgatctttgaaggaggatCGGAGTTATAGGTtgaaggatatactgattcagactttatatctgatcctAATGATGGAAGATCTACATCGAGGAGTATGCTCATATGCAATGATGGTAccattagctggaagagttttaaataACAGATTATTACAGAACTAGAGAAGTTGAGTATGTCGTTGCTTATGAGGTAGCTAGGAAagctttctgattttaaaaagatTTGTTGCAGAACCAAGTGTACTGTCATGAGATGGCACAATACTGTACTACAATAACATTGGCCCCATAGCTCTAGCTAatgagcctaggtctcaccaaaaTTTCTAGCACATAAGAATGATATGTTTCATATAATATgtgactatctcgagaagaaatACATTAAGGtaagaagagtagactccatgaacAACATAGAAGATCCACTGATGAAGCAGTTAAGCCAGCAAAAGACTGAAGTCCATCTTAAGAAGATAGAACTTAGGTTAGTTACCAATTAACTTTAGGTCaaataggagattgttagatgtatgccctaaaagccaatatgacagacacattgtaataattctaggacatatatttatacttaaactattaaagtagataatttctatctattcttaTATTATGTGTCCGagaatcattcaaaaaattaatcatttaaaaatatatattttaaagagtttaaaattttagacatatataattaatttttaaattacttctgatcgatggatcatcattggGATGGTGACTGATCCGATTAGATCGACATATAGATCGCTTCTTTCGGAGTAGACGAATCTCAAATCTACgatatagagacactgagtgagAGTACGAATGGTTGTTGGAGAACATCGATACTAAGTGTGACCATACCAGAGATtatatagatgtctactcactcgtcagtgatcttcttgatgctgtagtggtgtgaatgATTCCTTAACCTATGATACCTCAGCTGCTCACAgtggggttgctgtagtttgactgcatataaaTATGGTCTCCTAGATATTTGTATCCTTATAGTGTATGTTGGTTACAGTATGTTCATTATAGGAGTAGAATGCGCACTTAtaagaaatctatcgatcttagtagataagaaGTAGTCTTAcaaaatttgagaagctaaatccataagtctgtggccacaacaaggtaattgatggaaaaaaaaaatttatgagttttacttttggacttgagctaatcaaatctttcatatgatggatgttaaaatttgatgagttttcgtaacctccatcttgtcaggacttatgatagaagaactgaatcacataaTAACTACATCTAAGGGTTCTTattctattctgctggattgccatcatatactactAATCatcattagtggattgtgagaattcactaagatcattctggatcgatgatccttattggatgtgagttagaattgttctagcccatcgaaagatgtttcgatgatactataatggagatcatagtatgtctcactactagatagaatagaacctatggggtcacacataaaagaaatttttgactgatcaaataGTTGAGCTACAATTATGAATAgtaataagatttaattatccaTATGATTGATAATACAAAATTTGTAATTAACTAATTcgttaagtgttagtgaattgtaggagaatcaattagcaattagattactgtctggctcaatttgattgagctatagggttcaaatcagatctaattgaattaaattcaatgtggtttggtttagatttgattagatcaagtctaattggattatgagataatccaattacaTAAGAAGATCAATTCTTAGTTTGActagaatttgattcaatcaattttttaattgaattaggatttaatttagatttaattaagttTCTAACTGGATTAAGAATTAACTTATTTTGGGTGCAACTTAATCCTAATTTGGTtaggattaaatcaaatttaaatcagcaCTTAAAGgaatcctagttggactaggattttaTCTCCATGCGCCCCATATGTCCACGCTGATAGGAATACCGCATCCTCATGATTTTTGTACATCCAAAACATCACGCCAAGTCTTCCATATGTCCTCCCTTACTCTcctttcagatctaatttgatttgaaattaaaTCGGTTTGGTTATGAACCAAAATAGGAGTCCTAGTTTGATAAggtgtttgatcttatcaaaaccTAAACCCTATACAACTTATGgacatcatctataaatagggagaggCTTTGGGACATAGAAAAGGAAGAGAAACTTTCTTTGGGGTGTGAGCTTGGGCATGGGTTCCTCTTGGGCATTGGGttttagagagaagagagaaggaaaaggagaaaggGTTCTCATAgcttcttcttcctcatcttcttcctcctagtCTTCTTTTTCTTCGAGATAGTcttagagattgaagaagattcttttcaaccatcaagaaaatgatctctgcaagggagctagcatccccaAGAGATCAAAAAGCCTCCAATCAGATTAAGCctcgtatggatatccgtagaggccggatacaTGTGCGGCTACATCGAAATCTAAAGACAtcctcagatccagatttgaagaagaaGTTCAGTATTTTAGATATgtgtatatttatttttattctccAAAATCAGATGctcttaattttatttattattatatgaactagatccatggctatttattttagatctatgtatgcataggataaaatctgatttagtctagtcttccgctgtccattttttaaaattattttaaaatctacatgcaaaATATCTAAAATCCAACATATTTTGATTTGCCATCATTGGCCCAAGCACGAATATTATGTATTGCTATCACGAGCCGAAGCATGGTTTGTGGTTTGATAGTTATGGACCAAAGCATAACCTTGATTAATCCAAAATCGAAAGATAATTATTGATTTGGAACATACTAACAAAATATAAAATGATAAGTCGTATGAACATACATAAGATATTTATGATAAGATATGATTTGTGATTTATGCTCATATAACTGTTGACTTATATTGATGCCTAAcataagattttatgatttatgatTTCTCTTTGATAATTATTCATTCatcatttttaaattatattgttatattgatGTGTGTGATGGGATTCTTATTGGGATATAAAGCTACAATCCTAATTCTCTCTTTCCTTATAGAGTTGCGAGATGCATAGTATTGGATGGATTTGAGTGTGGAGTTCAAGTGATAGAGTCCTTAGTGAATTAGTCCATTTTCTGATACCAAATAAATATTTCAAACTTGTGACTTTATTCAATAAAGATGGATTGGTTTGGTttaataaatatgattgaaattttataattctttaggATATTCTTGTAgacttatttattatttagaccTTGCATGATCTCTAGAGCTTTATTTTAGGGTTCATATGATTGTATCATATGGTCAAGCCGGATGCATGGGTTCGGGACGTGACAAAAGACACCTTTGAAATCGAGCTTTCATTGTGCATGCTGTTCCACCTATGACTATGGtcttttcatttttgataaaatgtaTAACCATGATTTTTCTCCATCAGATGACAATTGTCTACCAAATTCCAGTATTTCTTCCCATCTATTTTATCATAGTCATTCATTTAGTCGCATAAGATCAAAACTGCTAACAGAACTCTTCTTCCAATCAGCTTATAGATAGAAAGATCCGACCCAAACATAGCACATATAAAGTTGGGTCAGTTTTTGCATCTCTTAATGCAACAGCAAATaatacacataaaaaaaaaaggcacACCAGGCAGGGAGCAAAATCCAATGATCACAAGGTTCTATCTAAACCAGGTAGGGAGCAAATCCAATGATCACAAGGTTCCATCCAAACGTCTCAAGCCATAACCATAAGCTTTTATTCCACCATACATTAGCCAAACAGATCATTTAACCCTCTTTCATTGTATTTAAGGCCTATTCTTTTgtggataaatatcataaaaaagttgatcaactttttcattgACCAATTTACCCATGTTCTCATATTTTTCAAGATGGATAGTTATTTTTTCATAGATAGCATTTAtccatcaaatagaaaaaaatcttatccacttaggggtggctaaattattttttcatcaatcaaaaaaaatattttttttaattcatttttAATATACTCTTaaccttataataatataataatataataatatattataatataattatcataataatataatatattataatatattataccatattattataatataatactatataatataataatataatatgttattaaatattaatatattatactataataatataacatattttatatataataatatatagtaatataatataatataatatactatattattatatataattatattataatgtaatgtaatatataatatattatataatgatacaatatattattttatattatatcatattatattattatatataataatatttatataatactataataataatataataatttataataataaataatataatatattaatatattataatataataatatattattatatattattatagaaaatattattataatatataataataatataatattataataaatatattataagataatatattatattatactattatatataataatatttatataatataggatattatgaaaaatatagataaatcttAGTAATTTATCTAGAAAATtagtaatgcaaaagaatatggataacaaATTTTTaggtaaatttttttattctaaaaaaaaaaaaaagctcttgaGGTACACTTCTCTTCCAAGGAGGCCCAAAGTACatatacttattttttaagagaaaatggaAGAAGCAAGATTTATAATAAAAGGATTTATGTACAAGTGAGAAGAACATAGAGAACATATGTAATCAAGATCAAGAATTCCACTAGAAAGTCGATGTGCGAGAGTCGTCAAGCTATGCCATAATTTCCTGTGACTATCCATCCTCTTTTCCGAACATAGGTGCATCTAACTGTGGAATGTGTGCAAAGACTTTCTGTAGGGTTGCATATACTGAAGAAGAGCTTCTCTTAGTGAAAATCTTGTACTTCTTTCCTTCCATACCTTTCAGTAAAAGGCTGCACATATTTGGTCCTCTTGCTCTTCTCGTAGATGGCTGAAATGTTCTTCTCGTTTAAATGGTCCATAGATTGTGCAAGTTTGTTGGTTTTAAGCATATCTGAAACGCCTGTTCACCAAAATTTATATGTTTTCATAACGGTATTGCTacagtgcatatatatatatatatatatatatatattgatattttaGTGGATGAGAGAATGAATTCGGATTGATGGTTGGTAGTGGCTATTTTAGGATTTTAATAGGTAACCAGTTGCAAACTTGTTCCTTTTTGATGACCGGTCTCGTTCCTTGTGAATGACCAGAACTATGGTTTGTTCTGGGGTCCCCCGAATCCATAAATCCTTTCATTAATAGATCTTGGTTCCTCCATTTTccgtcaaaaaaaaagaaaaaaagtggacATTCTCTTGGCCTCCTTGGAAGAGGTGTACCTTAAATACAATGAAAGAGGGCTTAAATGGTCCGTTTGATTAATGTATGGTGGAATAAAAGCTCATAGATCTGGCTTGAGATGTGGATAGAACCTTGTGATCATTGGATTTTGCTCCATATCTGgcgtgccttttttttttttgtatgtgtaTTATTTGCTGTTGCACTAAGAGATGGAAAAATTGACCCAACTTTATATGTGCTACGTTTGGGTCGGACTTTTGCAGTTCAGGTTAGGcgcaaatcaaattttttgaccaGAATTTTCAAGATCTTTCCCTCTGTAAGCTGATTGAAAGAAGAGTTCCGTTTGCAGTTTTGATCTTATGTGACTAAATGGATGACTATGATAAACTAGATGGGATGAAATCCTGAAATTTGTTAGACAATTGTCGTCTGACGTAGAAAAATCAGTCATACATTTGATCGAAAGTGAAAAAACTATAGTCATAGTGGAACAAGATGCACAATGAAAGCTCGATTTCAAAGGCGTCTTCCATTCGGACTCATAAGCAATCCGACCTTTCGAATGCTCCAACGAATAACTTCGtgcacatcaaatctaattgttaAATATTCTGGGGATTGGAAAATTATGTGATATATTAAAATGAGAGTATATTCCCGTATAAGAGATCACATCTTGCTACATGTCAACATTGACTCAATACTAGATCATCAAGAGACAGACCAGCATACTAGATTATGATACATGCCAACATGCAAAACACATCCACGATAGAAACATTCGGATTTAAACTCTATCTTTTGCTTCCTTGAATCACTCATCAGACCATGTGATGTCATAACCACCACCGGAGATGCCCAACGCGTTCCACACAGCGGGCGATGCATCCACTATATTGTTGGGGCATGGTGGTTGGAAGTCATGCTCAGAGTCGCAACCATGAACAGAATCACACTCATCAACCACTTTAGCTAACACAGAGTTACCATTTGCATTGATTCTAATGTTCTCAAGGCAACGGCTACCATGGTTGTACCATCCAGTAGAAAGAGCTACAACCAATTCATCATCATTGTGGTATTGGTTGTCACACTCCGAACGACCTCCCCCATCCCCGCCTTTAGCAAAGCTGTTGATAGTCATGGTGGCTCGAGTGCGTCCGGTCAGAGGTGGCGAGCAATGATACTGGGGATACATCTGGCCGTCCTTGCAGCAATCAGAGTCGTGCTCTGTGTTACAGTTGCCACTCTTGCCAGGTAAATACCCACTTGGAGTGCATTCACCAAGGATGGAGGAATAGCGAAAGCAAGTGCAGAGGTTAAGGCTTGCAATGAGTAGCATGAAGAGCATTGCTATGGAGAATTCGCCATTGTGGTGAATGTAATGAAGTTTTCTGTGGTTTTGTGATGGTTGTGAAGTTGCGAGGAGCTCACGGGTGGGTATTTATAAGTAGATTTTTCCCTGTTTCATGTCTAATGAAGTGAAAATATCGACAACGTGTGAGAAGGGATTTAGTTAACCCAATCCCCACGGCCCTTCTTTCTCTTGATTAGTCATTCTTTTTGATCTTGAAAAGGaccttaatcaaaatataatctagtgAGAGAATACACCGTGCCGGATACGGTCGGTTGATATTCAAGATATTTTCACATACAACAAGATCCCTCTTCtccatattaaaaaataaaaaataaaaaaaataaactgcCACTAACGGATGCAAGTTGTTCCAGTGGTAACAGGACAGCCATCAACATTAAAAAAAAGCATTAAGATCCCTCTGTCTATATCAGACAAGCACATATTAAACTGCCACTAACTGACGCAAGTTATTCCAGTGGTAACAGGACAGCCATCaacattaaaataaataaataaattataaattataaataataataataataaacaacTGAGAATAACGGTTTCTTGGTTACGGGGATGATGTCACAGGCCAGGCACATCACAtcaaagagattttttttaaatattatttttttaatatttttttcacaaaTATTGTACTTGAATACTATTTCTAAATTTACCATCCCGTATGTGCCATATATAAAATCGTGGGTTCAACTCACGATTTCAACGCTAAATTGATTAAAATCATGGGTTTAACCCACGATTTCAAGATCACCTTCATAAAATCATGGGTTGAACCAATAATTTTGACTCGATGAGCTGGCTTTTGAAATTATGGCTCTAAACTGTTCACTATTTTGAATTGTTCCTATATCCCTGTCAGTTACTTCATAATCGTTTCAATCAGAGACAGATCCAATGTCTTCAATAGGTTACATACTTAGGTACAACTCTGCATCAGATAAATATGGATGTGAACTAATAATTGAAAAGTTTATTTAATATCTTCGTCTTCAATAATTGGAATGAGTTTATACTTTAATACTATTGACTGTATGACTTGTGgatatctatatattattttttattttttctcctatATACGTGGAATACTCTACATAACTTGTTCTCCAACTCTTTAAACTTCATTccatatttaattctaattatcTTTTGAGGACATCCATTGTACTCTATGTCGTATAGTCTGTTAGCCATACAACTGTTTATATAGCATAAGACCATGACAGTTTCTCTCATATTTCACGACATATAAAACAAATAGAGTAATTTTAACATGCTTAGCATTAAATCACCATTCATATACCAAATAGAGCAAGCTATATAGGCTTGCATGCTTTTGTAAGAAGTGTCATGCATAGTTTTGACATACATAATATTTACAAATTTATCTatagtatgtcaaaaactcatagaATAAAGCACAaacattatctattttgataCCTAACCTAGGCTTCCAATTCCCTATTATATGTTTTAGCTTTATCAGCTGAAAGTTGAAAGGTCAATATCTACAACAGACTCCCACCAGTGACAAATTTCAACATGCCTTGAATAAGTGTCGCTAATAAGCCAATACATTGTCTATCCATGCAATTTGTATATCAAATAGTACTTTTGATAACAACATTACATACAAGACAACTTTTCAATCAAATGA
Coding sequences within it:
- the LOC105037661 gene encoding kiwellin-1-like, translated to MLFMLLIASLNLCTCFRYSSILGECTPSGYLPGKSGNCNTEHDSDCCKDGQMYPQYHCSPPLTGRTRATMTINSFAKGGDGGGRSECDNQYHNDDELVVALSTGWYNHGSRCLENIRINANGNSVLAKVVDECDSVHGCDSEHDFQPPCPNNIVDASPAVWNALGISGGGYDITWSDE